A stretch of Paraburkholderia phenazinium DNA encodes these proteins:
- a CDS encoding response regulator, whose translation MESEAIQVLLVDDDAGLRDLLRKFFQQRGIEFSVLHNATNIANRLALERPSIVVLDVMMPGVDGLTALRQLREAGDTIPVIMLTSLADEMDRVVGLEFGADDYLGKPFTPLELLARIKAVLRRHSGQPSPAVNGRQGTYRFGRFRLDLTARALFCDDKRIKLTGTNYALLEVLVTHPMETLSRTKLLDMLYGPDADITERGMDLAVWRLRRLLEEDPSQPCVIQTVRGVGYMFAPSDGGDGNEKSV comes from the coding sequence ATGGAGAGTGAAGCGATTCAGGTCCTGCTCGTAGACGACGATGCCGGTCTGCGTGACCTCCTCAGGAAATTTTTCCAGCAGCGCGGCATCGAGTTTTCGGTTTTGCATAACGCCACCAATATCGCCAATCGCCTCGCGCTCGAGCGGCCATCCATCGTAGTGCTTGACGTCATGATGCCAGGCGTGGACGGCTTGACCGCACTCAGGCAATTGCGCGAGGCGGGCGACACTATTCCCGTCATCATGCTGACTTCGCTTGCGGACGAAATGGATCGGGTCGTGGGGCTCGAGTTCGGCGCCGACGACTATCTGGGCAAGCCCTTCACGCCGCTCGAGCTGCTGGCGCGTATCAAAGCGGTGCTGCGCCGCCATTCGGGCCAGCCGTCCCCGGCTGTCAATGGACGCCAGGGAACTTACCGCTTTGGCCGGTTTCGCCTCGATCTCACTGCGCGCGCCCTGTTCTGCGACGACAAGCGCATCAAGCTGACGGGCACGAACTACGCGCTGCTTGAAGTGCTGGTGACGCATCCGATGGAGACGCTGTCGCGCACGAAACTGCTCGACATGCTGTACGGCCCCGACGCGGACATCACCGAGCGCGGCATGGATCTGGCCGTGTGGCGCCTGCGCAGACTGCTGGAAGAGGACCCCTCCCAACCCTGCGTGATCCAGACCGTACGCGGGGTGGGCTATATGTTTGCTCCGAGCGATGGCGGCGACGGCAATGAAAAATCCGTTTAA
- a CDS encoding TetR family transcriptional regulator — protein sequence MLMRRTKAQALDTRATILDAAEAMFFSHGVTQTTLDEIADAAGVTRGAIYGHFRNKDAIFDAIFERFALPLDPFGVPLPPDEPNPLGTLRTELEVRLSRALRETRMRHLYSIVFARCESTEGTAQFWRRVRAANRLAETQIEQALLHAVSCDQLSADLDAYQSALFIHATLTGVFRNDLLRRRHNTRLNLGRVVGLTFQCLSRH from the coding sequence ATGCTAATGAGGCGGACGAAGGCGCAAGCGCTCGACACGCGTGCAACGATTCTCGATGCAGCAGAGGCCATGTTCTTCAGTCATGGCGTCACGCAAACCACGCTGGACGAAATCGCCGATGCGGCCGGGGTGACCCGAGGGGCGATCTACGGTCATTTTAGAAATAAAGACGCGATCTTCGATGCGATTTTTGAGCGATTTGCTCTGCCGCTCGACCCTTTCGGCGTTCCCCTGCCTCCGGACGAGCCCAATCCACTGGGTACGCTGCGCACGGAACTTGAAGTGCGGCTCTCGCGGGCGTTGCGCGAAACGCGCATGCGCCACCTCTACAGCATCGTGTTTGCGCGCTGCGAATCGACTGAGGGGACGGCGCAGTTCTGGCGGCGCGTCCGGGCCGCCAACCGTCTGGCGGAGACCCAGATCGAGCAGGCGTTGCTCCATGCGGTCTCGTGCGACCAGTTGTCCGCCGACCTCGACGCATACCAATCAGCCTTGTTTATTCACGCCACCCTTACAGGAGTCTTTCGAAATGACCTGCTGAGACGCCGGCACAACACCAGGCTGAATCTGGGTAGGGTTGTCGGTTTGACGTTTCAGTGCCTGTCACGGCACTGA
- a CDS encoding efflux transporter outer membrane subunit, which translates to MSSPVRTDASSRSTFVSPDSRRPRKPAPATAPLRTLRSGCALAATLCLAACAVGPDYHKPPQDIPATFKEGADWQRAQANPQGALSSTWWLDYHDDTLSHLVDQSLKANQSIAAAEAAYRVAKATIDANVASLFPTIGVDASGSRSRTAAVESITGQPYTSNLVSASASASWEIDLWGSVRRSIESAKASAQASDAQLAGERLSIAASLAIDYFALRQADIDIDSLKQQQQIDAKILEMDRAGFLQGTVSNDTLLDDQDNLELVIADLQATETSREQDEHAIAVLIGEPPASFTLPAQSDYTFSTPAVPLGFPSELLERRYDVVSAERTAAAANAKIGVAEAAFFPTLTLSAQGGFEHNALAHLFSMPSRFWTLGPDLAATIFDGGARSAAVHEAEATYDQQVATYRGTVLSAFQSVEDSLSSYNHLQQQEQAFANIYKRNQQLFSSQQAQMQAGTASQEAVLTQQLTLLQAAQNLKDTQAALTESSVTLVKNLGGGWQWDDAKGVAVSTSANAAPQSSNQTSGAPSQ; encoded by the coding sequence ATGAGTAGTCCGGTTCGCACGGACGCTTCCTCCCGGTCGACCTTTGTATCACCCGACTCACGCCGTCCCCGCAAGCCAGCGCCAGCAACGGCGCCGCTGCGCACCCTGCGCTCCGGCTGCGCGCTGGCGGCTACGCTATGCCTCGCGGCTTGCGCCGTCGGTCCCGACTATCACAAGCCGCCGCAGGACATTCCCGCCACCTTCAAGGAAGGCGCCGACTGGCAGCGCGCGCAGGCCAACCCGCAAGGGGCGCTTTCCAGCACCTGGTGGCTCGACTATCACGACGACACGCTGTCCCACCTTGTGGATCAGTCGCTTAAGGCAAACCAGTCGATCGCCGCCGCGGAAGCCGCCTACCGGGTCGCCAAGGCCACGATCGATGCGAATGTCGCGAGCCTGTTCCCTACCATCGGGGTGGATGCGTCGGGCTCGCGCTCCCGTACGGCCGCTGTCGAGAGCATCACGGGTCAGCCTTATACGAGCAACCTCGTGTCCGCCAGCGCGTCCGCCAGCTGGGAAATCGACCTGTGGGGCAGTGTCCGGCGCTCGATAGAGTCGGCCAAGGCCAGCGCTCAGGCCAGCGACGCCCAGCTCGCCGGCGAGCGTCTGTCGATCGCCGCCAGCCTCGCCATCGATTATTTCGCACTGCGTCAGGCCGATATCGACATCGATTCGCTGAAGCAGCAGCAACAGATCGACGCCAAAATTCTGGAGATGGACCGCGCGGGCTTCCTGCAGGGAACGGTCTCGAACGACACGCTCCTCGATGATCAGGACAACCTCGAACTGGTGATCGCCGACCTGCAAGCCACGGAGACCTCCCGCGAGCAGGACGAACACGCCATCGCGGTGCTGATCGGCGAGCCGCCGGCCAGCTTCACGCTGCCGGCGCAAAGCGACTACACGTTTTCGACGCCCGCCGTGCCGCTCGGATTTCCGTCGGAATTGCTGGAACGGCGCTATGACGTCGTGAGCGCGGAACGTACGGCCGCCGCGGCTAACGCCAAGATCGGCGTCGCCGAGGCCGCTTTCTTCCCAACGCTTACGCTCTCGGCGCAAGGCGGCTTCGAACACAACGCCCTGGCGCATCTGTTCTCGATGCCGAGCCGCTTCTGGACGCTCGGCCCGGATCTCGCCGCGACGATCTTCGACGGCGGTGCGCGCTCTGCGGCGGTCCACGAGGCCGAGGCCACGTACGACCAGCAGGTCGCCACGTATCGCGGGACCGTGCTGTCCGCGTTCCAGAGCGTCGAAGACAGCCTGTCGTCTTACAACCATCTGCAGCAGCAGGAACAGGCGTTCGCCAACATCTACAAGCGCAACCAGCAGCTGTTCTCGAGCCAGCAGGCCCAGATGCAGGCCGGCACGGCGAGCCAGGAAGCCGTGTTGACGCAGCAGCTCACGCTGTTGCAGGCCGCGCAGAATCTGAAGGACACACAGGCAGCGTTGACGGAAAGCAGCGTCACGCTGGTCAAAAATCTCGGCGGCGGCTGGCAGTGGGATGACGCCAAGGGTGTAGCAGTCAGCACCAGTGCGAATGCCGCGCCGCAATCGTCGAATCAAACATCGGGAGCCCCGTCGCAATGA
- a CDS encoding efflux RND transporter periplasmic adaptor subunit — protein MKSIPLLCVALFALSALSGCGKSGQASAPPPPQVGVVTVQPTTVALTRDLVGRLSPYLSANVTARVSGVLIKRIYKEGSDVKAGQVLFEIDPAYYQAQLNNDLGILGEDEATYLNDKVNAARFHKLLPVGSVSQQTVDNADALVRTDAAKVKADQALVDSAKVNLGYTKVTSPISGIASQQQVTVGAVVGSSTADAGSSGTLLTTVNQVDPLYVNFTISASDLVTLREAASRGNVALSQQDKTTVQIVLPNGSPYNQTGTLDFSDVTVNATTGAVNLRALVPNAQHTLLPGMYVTMNVNLGQQHDVFLVPQEALQRDTVGAYALVVDGGSKVVRKDVTATDNSGNNWIVTGGLAAGDQVIVTGLQSAHEGAQVKASPWQAPAAAQGGSATAAASGVQTAGNAQ, from the coding sequence ATGAAGTCAATACCGTTGCTGTGCGTTGCCCTGTTTGCACTGTCCGCGCTTTCCGGTTGCGGCAAATCCGGTCAGGCGTCGGCGCCGCCTCCGCCGCAGGTCGGCGTGGTCACCGTCCAGCCGACCACCGTGGCGCTGACGCGCGATCTGGTCGGACGTCTTTCGCCTTACCTGAGCGCCAACGTCACTGCACGCGTTTCCGGTGTGCTGATCAAGCGCATCTATAAGGAAGGCAGTGACGTCAAGGCCGGCCAGGTGCTGTTCGAAATCGATCCGGCCTACTATCAGGCCCAGCTGAACAACGACCTCGGCATCCTCGGCGAAGACGAGGCCACGTATCTCAACGACAAGGTCAACGCAGCGCGCTTCCACAAGCTGTTGCCGGTTGGTTCGGTTTCGCAACAGACGGTCGACAACGCCGATGCGCTGGTGCGCACCGACGCGGCCAAGGTCAAGGCCGACCAGGCACTCGTGGATAGCGCGAAGGTCAACCTCGGCTATACCAAGGTGACCTCGCCGATCAGCGGCATCGCCAGCCAGCAACAGGTCACCGTCGGCGCCGTGGTGGGCAGCAGCACCGCCGATGCCGGTTCCAGCGGCACCTTGCTGACCACGGTCAACCAGGTCGATCCGCTCTACGTGAACTTCACCATCAGCGCGTCGGATCTGGTGACACTGCGCGAAGCGGCCAGCCGCGGCAACGTCGCGCTGAGCCAGCAGGACAAGACGACCGTGCAGATCGTGTTGCCCAATGGCAGCCCGTACAACCAGACAGGCACGCTGGATTTCTCCGACGTCACCGTGAACGCAACCACCGGCGCCGTGAACCTGCGCGCGCTGGTGCCGAACGCACAGCACACGCTGCTGCCGGGCATGTACGTGACCATGAACGTCAACCTCGGCCAGCAGCACGACGTTTTCCTCGTGCCGCAGGAGGCGCTGCAACGTGACACGGTCGGCGCCTATGCGCTCGTCGTCGATGGAGGCAGCAAGGTCGTGCGCAAGGACGTCACGGCAACCGACAACTCCGGCAACAACTGGATCGTCACCGGCGGCCTCGCAGCCGGCGATCAGGTGATCGTCACCGGGCTGCAAAGCGCGCACGAAGGTGCTCAGGTGAAGGCAAGCCCGTGGCAGGCACCGGCTGCTGCACAAGGTGGCTCGGCCACCGCCGCAGCATCAGGGGTTCAGACCGCCGGCAACGCACAATAA
- a CDS encoding efflux RND transporter permease subunit: MPKFFIDRPVFAWVIPILICLIGVISMLNLGIDSYPDIAPPEVTVTATYPGASAATMESTVTQVIEQQLTGIDNLLYFNSASNSNGTVTITLSFATGTNPDTAEVQVQNKVALAQPLLPAAVTQQGVVVAKASPDILLFISLQSSNPAIDAYRLSDIVASQIQPVIARVNGVGNTFELGSEYAVRIWLNPDKLQGYGLSTTQVLNAVSAQNAQFATGSLGADPAVKGQVFTATVSGDSLFSSIKQFNNIILLTNNNGTVVRLSDVARITFGAQSYGSAAVYKGKAAGGMGVYLLPGANALAVAKAVKAEMGVLAKDLPPGVTWNVPYDTTPFITASITDVVRTLIEAIALVFVVMLIFLQNLRATIIPTLVIPVALLGTFIGLSLLHYTLNQLTLFGMVLAIGIVVDDAIVVIENVERIMTEENLQPREATRKAMGQITGAIIAITVVLSAVFIPSALQPGATGIIYAQFALTIAVSMAMSAFLAMSFTPALCAAILKPTDHHKKNVVFRWFDKGFDRVNATYFRQIGGAVRHAPRWMIVFLLLVLLTGFLYTRLPTSFVPDEDQGFILALVNLPTGATLQRTDAAMTAMSEKLEHSAIAKDIDSVFQVEGFSFVGSSENVGMAFIKLTDWGQRSQTAMQLIPQVNRLLHGQQDAQIFAVNLPTIRGLSQFGGVDMYLQARAGQSRAELAKAEGILLANAAKNPTLYGIRPNSLPEAPQLQVSVDRVQAQAMGLSLTDVYNSIQMELAPFYVNQFTYGGRVKRVYLQADAPYRMGVDAFEHIYTPSGITSASTGATSTATSTTNTSGYLTNVNPSATDTSLSPYNMVPLSSVVKSHWDVGPVALPRYNGYSAIEIVGNPAPGYSTGQAMDAVQKIINTQLPSGFAADWTGQSYQEIIAGNSATLLMILSIVVVFLCLAALYESWSIPVAVLLVVPLGMLGMLSFCLLTGVPNDIYFKIGLVTVIGLAAKNAILIVEFAVEGQAHGMTLYDAVLTAGKQRLRPILMTSMAFILGVLPLVLSSGAGASSRHEIGTGVIGGMIFATFFGLLLIPVFYVVVRRVLGDKLDEVSHRLPHHGGDDAGGTGGTGGTTATGDANP; the protein is encoded by the coding sequence ATGCCAAAGTTTTTTATCGATCGCCCAGTCTTTGCCTGGGTGATCCCGATTCTCATCTGCCTGATAGGGGTGATTTCGATGCTGAATCTCGGCATCGACTCCTATCCGGACATCGCGCCGCCAGAAGTAACGGTCACGGCAACTTACCCTGGCGCCAGCGCGGCGACCATGGAATCGACCGTGACCCAGGTGATCGAGCAGCAGCTGACCGGCATCGACAACCTGCTGTACTTCAACTCGGCATCCAATTCCAACGGCACTGTCACCATTACGCTGAGCTTTGCGACCGGCACCAATCCGGATACGGCGGAAGTGCAGGTGCAGAACAAGGTTGCGCTGGCCCAGCCGCTGCTGCCGGCCGCGGTGACCCAGCAAGGTGTGGTGGTCGCCAAGGCGAGCCCTGACATTCTGCTGTTCATCTCGCTGCAGTCGAGCAACCCCGCCATCGACGCTTACCGTCTGAGCGACATCGTCGCCTCGCAGATCCAGCCGGTGATTGCGCGGGTCAACGGCGTGGGCAACACGTTCGAGCTGGGATCGGAATACGCCGTGCGCATCTGGCTGAATCCGGACAAGCTGCAAGGCTATGGCCTGTCCACGACCCAGGTGCTCAACGCCGTGAGCGCACAGAACGCGCAGTTCGCCACGGGTTCGCTCGGTGCCGATCCGGCAGTCAAGGGCCAGGTCTTCACCGCGACGGTGTCCGGCGATTCGCTGTTCTCCTCGATCAAGCAGTTCAACAACATCATCCTGCTCACCAACAATAACGGCACGGTGGTCAGGCTGAGCGATGTTGCACGCATCACCTTCGGTGCGCAAAGCTACGGCTCGGCGGCGGTCTATAAGGGCAAGGCTGCCGGCGGTATGGGCGTCTACCTGCTGCCGGGCGCCAACGCTCTTGCCGTCGCCAAGGCGGTGAAGGCCGAAATGGGCGTGCTCGCCAAGGATCTGCCGCCGGGCGTCACCTGGAATGTGCCTTACGACACGACACCGTTCATTACCGCTTCGATTACCGATGTGGTGCGTACGCTGATCGAGGCCATTGCGCTCGTGTTCGTGGTGATGCTGATCTTCCTGCAGAACCTGCGGGCCACGATCATTCCGACGCTCGTCATTCCGGTCGCGCTGCTGGGCACGTTTATCGGCCTCTCGCTGCTGCATTACACGCTGAACCAGCTGACGCTGTTCGGGATGGTGCTCGCCATCGGCATTGTGGTGGACGATGCGATCGTCGTGATCGAGAACGTCGAGCGCATCATGACCGAGGAGAACCTCCAGCCTCGAGAGGCGACCCGCAAGGCGATGGGCCAGATTACCGGCGCCATCATCGCGATCACCGTGGTGCTGTCCGCCGTGTTCATCCCTTCCGCTTTGCAGCCTGGCGCCACCGGCATCATCTATGCGCAGTTCGCGCTGACCATTGCGGTCTCGATGGCGATGTCGGCGTTCCTCGCCATGTCGTTCACGCCAGCCCTTTGTGCCGCGATTCTCAAACCGACGGATCACCACAAAAAGAATGTCGTGTTCCGCTGGTTCGACAAGGGCTTCGACCGGGTCAACGCAACCTACTTCAGGCAGATCGGCGGCGCGGTACGTCACGCGCCGCGCTGGATGATCGTGTTCCTGCTGCTGGTTCTGCTGACGGGCTTCCTGTACACCCGTCTGCCGACCAGCTTTGTGCCGGACGAAGATCAGGGCTTTATCCTCGCCCTCGTCAATCTGCCGACTGGCGCCACGCTGCAGCGCACGGATGCGGCGATGACCGCGATGTCGGAGAAGCTCGAGCATAGTGCGATCGCCAAGGACATCGACAGCGTGTTCCAGGTCGAAGGGTTCAGCTTCGTCGGCAGTAGCGAGAACGTCGGCATGGCGTTTATCAAGTTGACCGACTGGGGCCAGCGCTCGCAAACCGCGATGCAGCTCATTCCGCAGGTCAACAGGCTCTTGCATGGCCAGCAGGACGCGCAGATCTTCGCCGTCAATCTCCCGACCATCCGCGGCTTGAGCCAGTTCGGCGGTGTCGACATGTATCTGCAGGCGCGTGCGGGCCAGTCGCGTGCGGAACTGGCGAAGGCGGAAGGCATCCTGCTGGCCAATGCTGCCAAAAATCCGACGCTGTACGGCATTCGTCCCAATTCGCTGCCCGAAGCGCCGCAGTTGCAGGTGTCTGTCGATCGTGTGCAGGCGCAGGCCATGGGGCTGTCGCTCACGGATGTCTACAACTCCATCCAGATGGAGCTCGCGCCGTTCTATGTGAATCAGTTCACTTATGGCGGCCGGGTCAAGCGCGTGTATCTGCAGGCCGATGCCCCGTACCGGATGGGCGTGGACGCGTTCGAGCACATCTACACGCCGAGTGGCATCACCAGCGCATCGACGGGCGCGACCAGTACAGCCACGAGCACGACCAACACCAGTGGCTATCTGACCAACGTCAACCCCTCGGCAACCGATACCTCGCTGAGCCCGTACAACATGGTCCCGTTGTCCAGCGTGGTGAAGTCGCACTGGGATGTGGGTCCGGTCGCGCTGCCGCGCTATAACGGCTACTCGGCAATCGAAATCGTGGGCAACCCTGCGCCGGGCTATTCCACGGGTCAGGCCATGGATGCGGTCCAGAAAATCATCAACACCCAATTGCCATCGGGTTTCGCCGCGGACTGGACGGGTCAGTCCTACCAGGAAATCATCGCCGGCAATTCGGCAACGTTGCTGATGATCCTGTCGATCGTGGTGGTGTTCCTGTGTCTCGCGGCCCTGTACGAAAGCTGGTCGATTCCGGTCGCCGTGCTGCTGGTGGTGCCGCTGGGCATGCTCGGTATGTTGTCGTTCTGTCTGTTGACCGGCGTGCCTAACGACATCTACTTCAAGATCGGTCTTGTCACCGTGATCGGTCTGGCTGCGAAGAACGCCATTCTGATCGTGGAGTTCGCGGTGGAAGGACAGGCCCACGGCATGACGCTTTACGATGCCGTGCTGACCGCGGGCAAGCAGCGCTTGCGCCCGATCCTGATGACCTCGATGGCCTTCATTCTTGGGGTATTGCCGCTCGTGCTGTCGTCAGGGGCTGGCGCCTCTTCCCGGCATGAAATCGGCACGGGCGTGATTGGCGGGATGATCTTTGCGACCTTCTTCGGGCTCTTGCTGATCCCGGTGTTTTACGTGGTCGTGCGGCGTGTGCTGGGCGATAAGCTCGACGAGGTCTCGCACAGGCTGCCGCACCATGGTGGAGATGATGCAGGTGGCACAGGCGGCACGGGTGGCACAACGGCCACAGGTGACGCGAATCCCTGA
- a CDS encoding amino acid permease, with the protein MADTSYMARKSVADIVGSADTEGGHSLSKTLGATSITAMGIGAIIGAGIFVLTGTAAAQFAGPGIILSFILGGIACAFVGLCYSELAAMLPVCGSSYTYTYATLGEIFAWIIGWDLILEYAMGAATVAVGWSGYIVSLLHNAGINIPPTLSTAPGTIIKLADGTTATGIVNLPAIVIIAILTTMLVLGTKESARLNNIMVAVKLIVVVAFIALGMFFIKPANWHPFIPANTGEFGNFGMSGILRGSAVVFFAFIGFDAVSTAAQEARKPQTDMPIGILGSLIICTVLYILVAGVLTGLVPYADLNVPDPIAKGVDAIGLTWFSVLIKIGALTGLTTVILVLLYGQSRIFFTMSQDGLLPPLFARVHPRLQTPHLSQIMIGTIVAIVAALTPISVLGEMVSIGTLFAFILVCGAVIYLRRSDSGASRPFRAPGVPIVPVLGILFCLLLMVGLPLVTWMRLVVWLVIGLIIYFSYGRNHSKLRFPERH; encoded by the coding sequence ATGGCTGATACGAGCTACATGGCACGGAAATCCGTCGCCGATATCGTCGGAAGCGCGGATACGGAGGGAGGCCACTCGCTGTCGAAAACGCTGGGCGCCACCAGCATCACAGCGATGGGAATCGGCGCCATCATCGGCGCCGGCATCTTTGTCCTGACCGGCACCGCGGCGGCGCAGTTCGCCGGCCCGGGCATCATTCTTTCGTTCATCCTCGGTGGCATTGCGTGCGCGTTCGTTGGCCTGTGCTACTCGGAACTGGCTGCCATGCTGCCCGTATGCGGCAGCAGCTATACGTACACCTATGCAACCCTCGGCGAGATCTTCGCGTGGATCATCGGCTGGGACCTGATCCTCGAATATGCAATGGGCGCCGCGACCGTCGCAGTCGGCTGGTCCGGTTATATCGTGAGTCTGCTGCATAACGCGGGAATCAACATCCCGCCGACCCTGTCGACCGCCCCCGGCACCATCATCAAGCTCGCCGACGGCACCACGGCCACAGGTATCGTCAATCTGCCGGCCATCGTGATCATCGCCATCCTGACTACGATGCTGGTGCTCGGTACGAAGGAGTCCGCACGGCTCAACAACATCATGGTGGCGGTCAAGCTGATCGTGGTGGTGGCCTTCATCGCGCTGGGGATGTTTTTCATCAAGCCGGCCAACTGGCATCCGTTCATTCCGGCGAATACAGGGGAGTTCGGCAACTTCGGCATGAGCGGCATTCTGCGTGGCTCGGCCGTGGTGTTTTTCGCGTTCATCGGTTTCGATGCAGTATCCACCGCAGCGCAGGAGGCGAGAAAGCCGCAGACCGACATGCCGATCGGTATCCTGGGATCCCTGATTATCTGTACCGTGCTGTATATCCTCGTCGCCGGGGTCCTCACCGGGCTCGTACCGTACGCGGATCTGAACGTGCCTGATCCGATCGCCAAGGGCGTGGATGCCATCGGCCTCACATGGTTCTCAGTCCTGATCAAGATCGGCGCGCTGACGGGGCTCACCACCGTGATTCTCGTGCTGCTGTATGGACAGAGCCGGATCTTCTTCACGATGTCGCAGGACGGTTTGCTGCCGCCGCTTTTCGCGCGGGTTCATCCGCGTCTTCAGACTCCGCATCTGAGCCAGATCATGATCGGCACGATCGTCGCCATCGTGGCGGCGCTGACGCCGATCAGCGTGCTGGGCGAGATGGTCAGCATCGGCACGCTGTTCGCGTTCATTCTCGTCTGCGGCGCCGTGATCTATTTGCGGCGCAGCGACTCCGGCGCTTCGCGCCCGTTCCGGGCCCCGGGCGTGCCGATCGTGCCGGTGCTGGGGATTCTGTTCTGCCTGTTGCTGATGGTGGGACTGCCGCTCGTCACGTGGATGCGGCTCGTCGTGTGGCTGGTGATCGGCTTGATCATCTATTTTTCGTACGGCCGCAATCATTCGAAGCTGCGCTTTCCCGAGCGTCACTGA
- a CDS encoding GntR family transcriptional regulator, producing the protein MAADMELIRPETLRHQVEHVLRQAIMSGRFAPGARLIERELCESLSVSRTSIREALRRLEAEKLVRIVPHKGPTVAVISREEATELYAIRGLLEGFAAAEFTRHADDAAIAQFGERAQALKVAAHSGNQDAVLKAKGDLYDVLLGNCGNGLIKEILTSLYSRVNLLRATSLMHPDRLPASLREIDKLYKALKARDAQAAEAAARLHVANAEKAAMRMLETDQG; encoded by the coding sequence ATGGCAGCCGATATGGAGCTGATACGGCCTGAGACGCTACGTCACCAGGTGGAGCACGTGCTCCGGCAGGCGATCATGTCGGGACGCTTTGCGCCTGGGGCGCGCCTGATCGAGCGTGAACTCTGCGAGTCGTTGAGCGTGAGCCGCACGTCGATCCGCGAAGCGCTGCGCCGGCTCGAAGCCGAGAAGCTGGTGCGCATTGTGCCGCACAAGGGGCCGACTGTCGCGGTCATTTCCAGGGAGGAAGCGACCGAGCTGTATGCGATCCGCGGCCTGCTCGAAGGATTTGCCGCCGCCGAGTTTACCCGTCACGCCGACGATGCGGCGATCGCACAATTTGGCGAGCGCGCCCAGGCATTGAAGGTGGCGGCACACTCCGGCAATCAGGATGCCGTGCTGAAGGCCAAGGGCGACCTGTATGACGTGCTGCTCGGCAACTGCGGCAACGGCCTGATCAAGGAGATCCTGACGAGCCTCTATTCACGCGTCAATCTGCTACGCGCCACGTCCCTGATGCATCCCGACCGCCTGCCAGCCAGCTTGCGGGAAATCGACAAGCTCTACAAAGCGCTCAAGGCGCGCGATGCGCAAGCTGCAGAGGCGGCCGCCCGGCTACACGTGGCGAATGCGGAAAAAGCCGCGATGAGGATGCTCGAGACGGACCAGGGCTGA
- a CDS encoding MipA/OmpV family protein, whose translation MKVRVHHYSKYLLLGAILCAGSIDAMADDVTAPASPNAMLPDGWHFTVGTGVLSLPEYPGASDRKFEPIPLLGASNGRYFIGTVPEANTPLGMGAYLYKDSHWQLAALLSYDFIQPRDQSDDARLQGIGDISRTAHAGLFGSYTLDWFTARGSVMTDILGKHEGTVATLGLEGKYQPVDALTLSAGPGLTWGSSQYNRTFYGVDPGQSQRSGLPEYAPGAGVASLNVSVKADYRLSRQWDVGATVIAARLRGDVSGSPIVEKKTQLTYGLFSSYRF comes from the coding sequence ATGAAAGTACGCGTCCATCATTATTCAAAATATCTGTTACTCGGCGCAATACTGTGTGCCGGTTCGATTGACGCTATGGCTGATGACGTTACAGCGCCCGCATCGCCGAACGCGATGTTGCCCGACGGTTGGCATTTCACCGTCGGCACGGGAGTTTTGAGCCTGCCCGAATATCCGGGCGCGAGCGATCGCAAATTTGAGCCGATTCCGTTACTCGGCGCGAGCAACGGGCGTTATTTCATCGGTACGGTGCCCGAGGCAAATACGCCGCTGGGGATGGGTGCCTACCTCTATAAGGACTCGCATTGGCAGCTCGCCGCGTTGCTGTCGTACGATTTCATCCAGCCGCGCGACCAGTCCGACGATGCACGCCTGCAAGGCATCGGCGACATCTCCCGTACCGCCCATGCCGGCCTGTTCGGCAGCTATACGCTCGACTGGTTCACGGCGCGCGGCAGCGTCATGACCGACATTCTCGGCAAGCACGAGGGCACGGTGGCCACCTTGGGCCTGGAAGGAAAGTATCAGCCGGTGGACGCGCTCACGTTGAGCGCTGGGCCCGGACTGACGTGGGGCAGCAGCCAGTACAACCGGACTTTCTACGGTGTCGACCCCGGCCAGAGCCAGCGTTCCGGTCTGCCTGAATACGCGCCGGGGGCGGGCGTCGCTTCGCTGAACGTCTCCGTCAAGGCTGACTACAGGCTTTCCAGGCAATGGGACGTGGGCGCTACCGTGATCGCCGCCAGGCTCCGCGGCGATGTCAGCGGGAGTCCCATTGTCGAGAAGAAAACCCAGCTCACATATGGGTTGTTCTCGAGCTACCGGTTCTGA